A segment of the Solanum lycopersicum chromosome 9, SLM_r2.1 genome:
taCTAAAATGAGAAAATCCCACGACAATGAAAGGAAtgttgtaaaactaaaaaagaacaatataaaaatgaagATAAGAATATTATAAGACAAGAAAAACAATATAAGATAACCTTCTTTTTTTCCAGGTGTTCACCAAATCTTTAAATGTATACAACATGAACTCTTacgtctctatttatagtgtaacaAAGAGACTTACAACACAATaatcataaacatgacattaatatgaatataatagagGAAGTTATGAAAGTAAAAGATTACAAGaataatgattataaagttGAAGATGATAGAGGTTAGGTCATAGAAAATAGTTTATTTTCTATCTTAATTTAATGACACGCTTTTCTTtagtcaatttcaaaaaaagaaaaagaaggaaaaggatCTAGATACCccttaactttgtcatttagagttgatataccctttgttatgaaagtgactcatatatacccctaattgtaaacaaatgactcacatatacccttttcctctaatggaaatgaaaaaaaattattttaatctaaatttttattatttttttctaaaaaatataatcctatatgagtaaatttatttctcgtcaaacatatttttttgactttttttcctttcaatgactaatttagaattattattttgataatcaaatttatttatgtttcactaatattcttgtaaaacttattgtagatgatcaaattttttcttcgaatacgaaattaaattacaatacacacaaaaaaattagtttaatttttttttctttaaactaaggaatgtaagaaaaaacaaaaataagaataagaaactcaaataattataataaaagaagtcaaaaatatgtatgaaaaaaattaaaatataccatGAACTTTGATAGAGGAATcctatatacccctaaataactttatttttttaaaataagaagtaataaatataaatttaaagctaattttttaaattccgttaaatgaagagtatatgtgagccattttgtaacagcatgggtatatgtgagccgtttgtataacggtaagggcatatataagccacttttataacgaagGGTTTgaagggtatatcagacccttttcccaaaaaaaaaattacttgatAAGTATTTAATAAACATTATAAacattttatcttatatttttattgtatctAATCATTTATACGGGaaaaaaaccataaaaatatttactttttaatgataaattaattttagaatatatttttaaaatttttcaggTTGAGTCAAACTAATCACATACTCCACCTCAACACCCCACCCACACCCCAATAACAATTGTCTCAAGGTGTGAAATTAAAGTTGATGTGAACAAAGtctctttatctttttaaaaaaatttctttaattgGGAAAGTGTCAtgtaataacatttttttgacaaaaatgtgGCTTGTGGTTGTACTCTACATATCAATTTAGAAAATTCTGGTGATTGAATAATCCAGTTTCCAGCTAGTTGTTTTCTCATCTTTCTTCCACCAAATCCCCCCAGCCCACCCCCCACAAAACACCCCACCCTTCTCtatcactttttcatcatacccTTTTCCAAGAATTGGCAAATTCTCATCAGATTTTTGGATTTTAGCATCTGGGGTAGCAAAATCTTTGAAGCAACTTGCTGTTTTTGTTTTCATCTTGCTATAAAAAAGGTGCCTTTTGGGGGCTTTTTCATTGGAAGGGGTTGTGTAGGAAGTAGCTGTGATTTCTTGATTCTTCAGTTTATTGTTGAAATGTCATAGTAATTGGTAGATTGCTTAATCAAGAATGCAACTTTATGTTTGATTTTGCTTCTGAAATGGTTAAAGACAGCTTCTTTGgataattttttcttagttGGGTGTTGTTTTTTTGTTCTTGTCCAAAAAGGGTACATTCCTTTGGTAATTCTTGAAGGTGGGGTTGTAGCTATTCTTCAGTTTTTTGTTGGGAAGTTGCTGTAATTGGTAGTTGCTTGATCAAGAATGCTAATTTGTACTTGATTTTGCTTTTAAAATGGTTAAAGAAAGGTTCTTTGGATTTTGGTTTGTTGGGAGTTTGCTTTAAACCTATCAAGAAGTGTAAAAAGTTGATTCAGTTTGAGGAGATAAAATGAAGGACTTTGCTGGCACACCTGGTACTTTAACTGGACTTTTTCTGAGGATGGGTCAGTGCTTTTTTGCTGCTGGTGCAATTGCCTCAATGGTTACCTCTAAAGGTTTCTTCAATGTCACTGCTTTTTGGTACTTCTTCATTTCCTTTTCTCAATTTTgcaattatttttgttagtgtTAGTTACTggtattgattaattaatttgaagtttCTGGGATGAATGAAGATCAAGATTCAAGTTTTATTCTGTTGTTGGGAATAGATTGTGGTGTGGCATTTCTTTGTTATCTGATTAATCCTAGAATTTCTTTATTTGTTGCTGACAATAACATATGCAGCTAGAAGAAAATTACGGAAAAATGAGTCTTCAAAAGTCTTTTAACATACTTATTGTTGTGCCAGCAACTGTTTGTAATGTTTTCCTACATGAATATGATATTTGGATTTAGGGTCTAAGCTGAACAAAGATACATGTGTAATCAACTAAGTCAGTTCTCTTTCCTTTGAAATTTTGATGCAGTTCTTGTCATTGTTCTGCTAGTTTGTAAGGTGCGAGAAGAGTGTTTACCTTGTTAATCTTTATAAAGTCCAGTGTAGAAGAAGGAAGTCTAGAACCGGTAAATGTTTGTTGTGTTTCAAATCCTTCATGATCACCAAGGTCTAAAACCTTAGAAAGCTCAGCTCTGTCCTTGCTATTTCTTTCCTCAAGGACAATCAACAAAGCAATTCATATATCGATCAACACCTCAATCCTAAATTAATTGGGGCTGCCTCTACTCTATTTGTCCTGCTCTATTCAAGGATTCATCTTAGTTTGACTATATTTACAATGAGTGTCAACCTAGCTCTCCTCCTTTATCCAAGCTTTGGATGGGCTATGTTTTGCAAAGCTCACCTTGGCAAAATTAACAAAGAATTTGTACTCATACCTTGTATCTCTATAGTTCTTTTCTTCAACCTTCTCATCTGAAAATCACTACTAGAGTATTATACATCTGATCTAGGCGTCTAACCATGAAATTCACCTCCTGAGCTAGAAGTTTAAGCAATAGTGTACCAGTGTTCTTAAAGGCAAGCGCCTCTCGCCAAAGGCGACGAGGCGTGGCGAGGCAATGGGGCTGCACCTATTTCCAGCAAGGCGTGGCGAGGTCAAAGAGGCAAGCCAAGGCGAGTGGTGACGTGGAATTGGCGAGAGGCGATTGAACTTGTAATAGTATCCTCTGTGTCTTAATCcagttaaaatgtttgttgttTGATCCAACAAGGGAGAGATAGCCAAGTGGAAGGGGTAATACACTAACAACCATGAGGTCAGGGGGGTTCAAGTCGCGATGGGGCAAACTAGGAAAAGCCGCTCTTTGGCTCCTCAGTAGTGAGTTTTGAGGATGGGGTTCACGGTATCAGGAAGGAAAAAATTTGTTCTTTTGATCCAAGTGACTACTAGCTATAGAGCCTTATAAATGTCCAAACTGATGCCTAAACGTTATTAAAGTCGTCGCTGGCCTTTTAAAAATCATTGTATGCCTATGTATATCCAATGAAATGAAATGTGCCTTGTCCTTTTCTGGCATAATGTCCTCGGCAGACCTAATCTAAAAGCACTTACAGTATTTGACTTTAGAGATGACTCCATACCGAGCAGTTTagttcttaatcatgcatgaaTTCTAGCTGTCATTTTCTAAACACCTCCTATTACTCTGATTCCAAATGCTCCTGAAAATAGCAGCAGGGATCATTAACCAAATCCTTTTGATGGTTTCATCTTCTCTCAGCATGCTCCAGTTCATATGTGTGTGTTTTATGGTCTGTGGCATGACCGTTGTCAACCCAATAATGCATAAGAACATGTTCCAAAGATCAGAAAGCACCGATGCGTGAATAAAGCATTAAAATTTAGTGAAGGGATAAAAGGTTCTAAAATGTCTTTTTGACGCGTATAAGGCTTGACATGGATCATTCAATCGAGTCTTTAGCCTCTACTTCTTTTCAAccaatatttttttagtgaaaacACTATACAAAAAGAGAAGACTAATGGCTATTTCATAACCTCGGGACTCCTTATGTCTTGCAGCAAGTGTTCTCCCTTGAACTATAAACTAGCTTCTCTTCATTTTGCAagttataacatattaaaagaCACCAGTGCCTCATGCATGTCTTGCATTCTGTCGACATGTCGAATTGATTGCTCTGTCATTTTCCAAGATTTTAGCATTCTTATAAaactaaaacattaaaatttgatgGCTTCCATATACATGTCATTATTGCAGCTACTTAATAGCCTCAATGGCTTTGCAAGTCATCTGGAGCTTCGGACTTGCGTTCTTTGATGCCTATTTCTTGGCAAAGAAGAAGTCTTTTCACAATCATGTTTTACTGAGCCTCTTCGTAGTTGGAGACTGGGTTAGTCTCTGCTGTATAACAGTATTCTTTAATAGTACACAACAAACTTATCGTTTACTAATTATCTGTTATCGATCTCTCTGGGATGAATCTACTTGCAGTGTACAGGATTACTATCGCTCGCTGCAGCTGCTTCTTCAGCTGGTGTCACCGTGTTGTACTTTCATGACTTGGGAAGTTGCAGTTTCGGCGAGGAATGCACCAAGTTCCAGTTATCCGTTGCATTTGCTTTCCTGAGTTGGATATCGATTCTTATATCTTCTCTAATTATGTTTTGGATATGGGCTGCCGGTTAGACGACTCAACAGGGTGCTGCATTCATATGTTGCCGCTGTATTTCGTCACTGTccaatttttgaagtgttaatAGGGGGGAAAATTAGGAAAAAAGAGTGTTCATTTTGTATACTTATACTCCAGCATACATATTTTCCTTTCCTCATCCATACAGCAGAAACTGTAATCGATCACTTGAAGGTAATTGAGGAAGATTTTTTTTGGTCCTGCACCTTTACTCAACAGTGTTCATGGATCATAGTTATGTTGATTTGCTTTGTAACTATCTGAGTAGTGTCTACCGGAGCGGATGTTTGATAAATGCCAGTTTATGtgttcaaaaatttatttagcaAGTACAAATAGTTGATTCCGAACTCAGTAATGAAACGAGTTATGTAGAATTGCGAAGTTGAATCCATTAAGTTCAGATCAGTTTGCGCGCATCTCAACCAACTTCTTTCATTTAAGGTTTAGTGCCATAATTGCTTGGAACTGAGAGATGTAGTTATTGTTGTTGAATACCAAGAAGGATATTTCTAGGTGCTAGgaatatttattgatattagcATCAAATACATTTCCAATTGGCAACTTTAATTAAACAATATTTCTCtccttttgttctttttagaGATGGTTGGGTGTAAGCATGGTTCACATGGTTTTTCTATTGAAATTCAAGAATGGAATTAGGTCCGATATAAGTTGCACGAACTTTTTTCGATATTGTACCCAGTgggattctccaaaaatacactacttttgaaattcaaaatttggtacgtacttgttgatatttttgaagagtcgaACGACGATAATATTCTATTCCTAAAGGGGTTGGTTGTGTAACAAGTGAATAATATCTTTCACCTGTGTTAAAGAATTTTGTCAGGTTATCAATAAGAATAATGATGAGAACAAGATACTATGAACAAATATTTAGGTATCTAATCCCATTGTTCTATAGTAGTCACTATATGAACACCTCCATGTTGGAGTGTAGTTGAAGTCATAGAAAAGCACAAGTATTGGTAGCTATGGGGACTAGCATAGGCACTTACAAGAGGTTCAAGCCTCATATCCTTATGGTTTTGGCTCAAATTGCTTACACTTTTTTGTACTTCATAACTGAAGCTTCCTTCAATCATGGAATGAATCCTCATGTCTACATAACTTATCGTCATATCGTTGCCGGTCTTGCTATGCTACCCTTTGCCTATTTTCTTGAAAGGTAAAAATCACAAAGTCATATCCAATGCAAAAAATATGCAGAAATGCAGTTTTTCTAATGTTTCTGTTGATTTCTGCAGAAAGACGAGGCCAAAGTTAACTATAGCTTTGTTGTTGGAGATATTTGTACTCTCTCTACTGGGGTAAGATCTATCAAACATCAAATTTTCATATGTTGTTTGATGAGGAATATTAACAGTGTATCGTTCATAACAGAGTGAGTTTGACGCTGAACATGTACTTTGTGAGCTTGAACTACACCTCTCCGACTCTTCTTGCCTCGATGGTCAACACTATAGCTGCCTTAACATTTGTACTAGCAGTTATTCTCAGGTAACACACACAATACCATCATGAATACAATGAAGAGGATATGACTTCGGAGTCTGCAAACACAGCTCATAAATGCTCTTTCTTGGTGTAGGTTGGAAGATGCTAACATTCGAAATCCTAGAGGAATAGCAAAAGTCCTCGGAACCTTGGTTTCCTTGGCTGGGGTTATGAGCATGACATTATACAAAGGACCTATTATGAAAAGCTTAGGACATCCTCTCATCTACATCCACCGAGGGAATGGTGTTATCCATGAGAATTGGTTGAAAGGCTCGATCCTCATTGCTGCTAGCTGTATTACGTGGTCAATATGGTATATCATGCAGGTTTTCACTATAACTCTTCCTATAACACATTAGGAAGATTTGCATGAAATATGCAGATTCCTCCAGTAATCTATATAGGAACTAACTACTGTTTCCAAGGAGAGATCTCCACCTAACGCACACAAGCTTACACTGGAATTTTTCAGGCTTACACTTTGAAAAGATATCCAGCACAACTATCGCTGACTACATGGATGAGTTTTGTTGGTGCAGCACAATCAGCTTTCTACACAGTAATTGTACAACACAAACAAACAGCTTGGACCATGGGTTTCAACATTGATTTC
Coding sequences within it:
- the LOC101248048 gene encoding CASP-like protein 5B3 is translated as MKDFAGTPGTLTGLFLRMGQCFFAAGAIASMVTSKGFFNVTAFCYLIASMALQVIWSFGLAFFDAYFLAKKKSFHNHVLLSLFVVGDWCTGLLSLAAAASSAGVTVLYFHDLGSCSFGEECTKFQLSVAFAFLSWISILISSLIMFWIWAAG
- the LOC101247754 gene encoding WAT1-related protein At4g08300-like, coding for MGTSIGTYKRFKPHILMVLAQIAYTFLYFITEASFNHGMNPHVYITYRHIVAGLAMLPFAYFLERKTRPKLTIALLLEIFVLSLLGVSLTLNMYFVSLNYTSPTLLASMVNTIAALTFVLAVILRLEDANIRNPRGIAKVLGTLVSLAGVMSMTLYKGPIMKSLGHPLIYIHRGNGVIHENWLKGSILIAASCITWSIWYIMQAYTLKRYPAQLSLTTWMSFVGAAQSAFYTVIVQHKQTAWTMGFNIDFWSTLYGGIVISGLVVYIQLWCTEQKGPVFVTVFNPLSTVLVAVLAYFVLGEKLYTGSIIGAVIVIIGLYLLLWGKEDQQPEMKEKEQCSTKNEAHHEEPRMQKFTSDAEKFSAEP